ggcgtcgtggccgCGGGGCcagcacacgctcgacTTTACCTCGGTCGActtgcgcgcgcacgcgcagccgctcgccgacatgctcggcgcgcccatggcgctgcagcgcctcgtgctcgaggactGCCACCTGACCgatgccggcgccgcggcgatccTCGATGCGTTGCtgaccgcgtcgagcgtgcgctcgctgaGCCTCGCCGGCAACGTGCACGTCCGCGCGCAGGGCTGGGACGCGCTGGgcgacctcgtcgcccaaggcacgctcgagcacctcgacgtgTCGGAAAACAGCCTGGCGAAAagcgcggtgcgtgcgctgttgggaggcggcgcacacaagctgcagacgctgcgTATGGAGCAGTGCGATCTGCGtcccgcgtcgctcgacattatcgcgcacgccgtgcaccagtcgccgctgcgccacctgtcgctgcgccgcaaccgcatcggcggccacggcgtcgaggtcctgGCCGCCGTACTGCGCGACGTCCCCGAggacgctgccgctgcgatcgaggcggccgagcatGCCTCGCCcctcgcgagcggcacggaGCTGTATCCCCCCcacggcgatgcgcccgtcgcgcgtgcgctgctcgaagGCACGCCGGTCGGCCTTTCcgatgcgcacgagcgcctccgTGCAGAGCTGATGCGCGGTGCGGCCGCCTTTCGGTcggtgctcgcgccgctgccaGTGTGCAGCGCGCTTTTGACGCTCGATCTCAAGTCCAACATGGTGCGCGGCAATgtggcgccgctcgccgcagccttgcggcgcaaccggacgctgcgtgtgctgAGCCTGAGCGACAATGAGCTGGACCCCCTTGGCCTGGCGCTcctggccgacgcgctgcgctacAACACCACactcgagacgctcgacgtgaGCCACAACCCCTGCTGCGCGGATAtggtcggcgtgctgcgcctgcgcgaggcgctcgcggtgcacccCAAGCTGAAGCGTGTCTTTTTGGCCAACACGCAGCTCACGCCCGAAggcgccgtggcgctcgccgagtgcCTGCCGGATGCGCGCCATctgctgcacctcgacctTGCCGGTAAtccgctgcgcctcgtcggcacgctcgcgctgcacacgGGCCTCACGGCGAACGCGTCGGTGCGGTGCCTGGACGTGTCGGTGGACACGtcggacgccgagcagctcgctgcggcgcagcgcatctaCGACGTGTGCCATGCCAATGCCGAGGCCgcacacgcgcgcgcgacgaccggcacggcgcggcaccAGGCGCACcaggcgctggagcgctcggtgctcgccgcggcgctgcacaaAATCCAACCCccgtcgacggcgcacATTGATGcgctggacgcggcgcgccacgcgctgcgcccggaGGCGGGTGAGAGCGAGCaggcgtcggcacgcgcggcactcgagcacgccgtggAGCACTGGCCCAGCGCCGACGAAAAGATCCTACGTACGTCCCTTGACTCACCCAGcggaggcgcaggcggttCTCCATCAGCTATGCGATACCAAAAATCCCCCTACTCTTTCGCTCGAGATGCCCAACACCTCGAGCGAACAGCCCAAGAGCCCgaccgcgcagcgcgccgaggggCTCTTGACGGAGGAAAGCAAGGTCTTCCGGCAGGCCAAGACCCTCGAGGTCAGCGACGAACACCACTCGCCTGTGcacacgtcgccgacgctcgacgacgaggacaagAGCGGCGACGAACTGCGCCAGGAGATCCTCGAAGCGACACGCACGGCCGTGAACTAAGTAGCGCGTGCATGTACCATATACCTGCATTAGTCGATCGACTTACCCTTGCTTGGCGACAATCCCGCGGTCGGGCACCAGCACCGTGTACCGCGCAACCCACTCgggctcgaggcgccgcgcgggcggcgcaagctgcggcgcaagctcgtcgagctcgtcggcagcgagcaTGGCTGGGTGAGCAGACAGAGAGGGACGTacgctgcgcgtcgtggTGCACGACAAacggcgcatcgtgcgccgcgcaccacTGGTACAGCTCCGCATCCGGCGCGCACTCGCGGtggtgcgcaccggcagAGACCAGCGCGGGGTATGCATAGACGGCGCGGTCGTccgccacgccgcgcacgtcgggTGCGACGGAGGAAAAGACGGCCTGGAGCGCAGGCAGCGCGAGATCCGCAATGCCGACACGCacaccgagcgcgccggccgcgttccacagccgccgcagcgcagcggcggtCGCTTCGTCCGGCACCTGCGcccgcgcatcgagctggtcggcgagcgcgggaAAGGCGAGCACGAGCATATCGACGTGTGCCACCTCGgtcagcgcacgcacgcgctcgagcgcatccgtGACGTACTGCGCATtgtacgccgcgccgtcggaagcaggcgcgccgaggaaaAAGAGCTTGACAAGCACCTGCGTCcggtcgtcggccgcgagcacgtcgcccgccgctgcgcgcaccgcctcgagcggcggcacctcgtcgccgctcgagacaaacggcagcgcgctcgtGTACACGAGATCGGCAAGCAGGCCCGCCtcggtcgtcggcgcgccggtcgcgagcgccgacgtATACAGCTtcacgcaccgcgcgctcaTTCGTGTGGAGGTACTGGCTAcggagcaggagcaggGTCGTCCGCCCGCTGGGTGGCGTGAAAGTGGTCCAGGAGCTCGCTCACCTTTTCCCGGACCGACTTGGGGATCGTGTCGGTAGGCACGCCCGCGTCGGGTGCTTTTGTGACGCGCTGTTTTTCCTTGTCGGCGGTTGTCGATGCGGCCCGCAGCCGCTCGTACAGATCGTGTTTTTGGGCGTTGGagaggccgccgcgcaagaggccctcgccgccgcagtacgcctcgccctcgcaCGGGGGCGGGGGTATCCATTTCTGGAGGCTCGCAGGAATGTCCCCTGCGCGTGCATATTTTCCCTTGCGGGGCGTAAGCAGGGGATGGGCCTCGGTAGTAAATACAAagtcgtcgagcgagacCAGGTCCGGGGGAGAAAAGAGCAGGTAGTAGTATTTGAacgtctcggcgagcgtgaAGCTTTCCATGCTGTCGGTGTGCAGGGCGGGAATAcggtgcacgtcgccgagcgccgacacgccgccggTGACGAGGCTGTGTGTCATCCACGAGGCAAACATCTGCCAGCCGCGCTCCTGCCACACGGGGTCGCCGGTGAGGCGCCACATGTAGAACACGCTCTCGATCGTCTCGGGGCGGTTGTAGTGCGGCCCGAATCcgttgcgcacgcccgTCTGGGGAAAACcctccgcctcgccgcggtgGCGCGTGCCGTTCTCGCCCTGCTTGATCTGGTACCGGTCCGTGTCGCGGGGCCGAAAGAAGATGATTTCCTCCGGCCCCATACCGGTGCGCGAGCCGTTGTATGCCCAATAGCACGTCTCGGTgaggcgccgagcgacatTCATATCGGTCGTGCGGTGCGGCAAGAGACGCGCGCCTAGGCCCATCATGCCGCCCGCAAAGCagccgaggtgctcgagcttggGCTCGTACCGCGCGTTGGGGCCCCACGTCTCGGTGATGATCGCAAGCGACGGCGCGTTCGGCACGACTTCCACGTCCTTGATCAGGTACTCGATCGCCGAGTCGATCGCGTCGCTGTACATCCGCGGGtactgcgcgaggcggccgccgagcagctggtGCTCCTTGATGAGGTACTCGTAGTACGAGTCCGCCTGCCCTCCGAACGTGTACTTGCCGctgagcgcgagcgactcCGGATAGACTCGCGTGGAGACCAGCGTGCCCATCCGGCTCTTTTTCGTAATGTTCCGGTCAAAGTAGTCGgtgacgcgctgcacgcggtcAAAGTAGGTACGATTGCCGGTCACCTGCCAGAGGCGCgtgagctcgaggagcatgCTGCCTGCCTCGGCCAGCACGATGCTCTCGTGGTGCCCCCGCGGCTTCTTGGCCGTGTAGTTGGCCGGGTCGTCGATCTTCATGCGCCCGACCGGGAGGCCACTCAGCGTATCAAACGCAGGCAAGatgagctgcgcgagctcctctGCGCGATCGAGCATCAGATTGTCGCCGGTGAGGTCGTACGCGGAcagcaggccgccgaggtaCCGGATCGCCGTCTCAAATACCGGCACGCGCCCATCCGAATTTCCGTACGCACTGCGCTCTCCGCCGACATAGTGAAAGTTGACATCGTGGACGTGGTGCCGCGCGAGGTTGTACTCGTCGTGCAGGCCCATCACCAGCAGGGTATCAAGTGCATCGACAATCGTCGCGCCCCATCCATTAAAGTTGTTGTTCGGCCGCATCGACACGGGCCGCAGCTCGTCAGCGCCCCACGCGTGCTCCTTGTACCCCTGCCAAGCGCGCACAAACGCGTTGCGCACCATCGTCTGGCGCGACGCCAGCATCGCATCGCGCCCGTGGTCGTTCGCCTGCCCCGAGTGGCGGTGGGGGTGCGTAAAGGCGTACTGGACCCTGGgcaccggctcgggcgtgcgcatcaGCTCGGaaagcggcggcgaccaCGCATCGtacggcgcagggcgccaGTCAGCCCCCAGCGGCTGCTTGtccgggcgcgccgcatcctctgccgaggaccgcgagCCGTTCTCCTTGCGCGTCCACGGAAAGATCTTCCAGGACTTGGGCGGCAGCGAGGGTGCCCTgatcggccgcggcgggggTACGAGCGGGGGCACGttctcgagcagcagcatCTGCTTGCTTGGTATTTCGCCGCGGTGGGGATCGCCTTTGGTGTACAGAGTCGACAGCGGGCGCCCGCGCATGCTCTCAGGGATGTGGGGGGGGAACGCGTCCTCCCCCAGCGTCACATTGCTCTGCGGATCGATGGCCGCGGCAGGGTAGTCCGACATGTCGAACGACGCAAAGGGGCTACGCCGCGGGGTCGGCAGACCGTCCGAGGCCATGTGCTCATGCACAAACAGCACGACACGCGCAAATAGAAATACAAGTATCAACAAGAGGCATATCCTCACAGCCTTTCGTCGGACCATGTGCCGTATGAGGGCACTCGTCGGCGACTCCATCGCAGAAAACGGTcaggacgccgcgcgccaagcTTCTCCACATCTACGAAAATACGCGGGGCCACACCGAGGGCAGTTGATGCATGGTGGAGACGGTGACGATGCCGTCGGGCTGCGTGTACGCCTCGTTGCTGGGATGTAGCTCGTCGTAATACACTGGGTCAGTAGTAAGACGTACCGCACGACTGCcagccgagcgcatgggccgtgcgcacatTGTTCAGGCTATCGTCGACAAAGTAGtggtgcgcgtcgctccgcgcgccgaccgccgcctcggccgccgagtAGAATTCGCGCTCGGGCTTGCAGGAGCTGGTGAGTCATGCGACGTACAAATCAGTGATCGTATAGTCGCAGTACACGACGCCCTGCACGAGCTTATCGAGCTGGAGCAAGGAGAGAACACGCAGggcgtgctgcgtgagcaTCGCGACGTACCCGCTTGTACGCGTTCGTCAGTGCGTACACGCGCACTTTTTTGCggtcgatgcggcgcaggagcgcaatGAGCGCAGGGTCCGGGTGCAAGATCTCCTCGAGCgggagcgcgccgtcgcactTTTCGTCGTAGTCCATCGGGTCGATGGTGTGGTGCTTCACGAGGCCGCGGATCGCGAGGCCGTACTCTTTGTAGTAGTGCatgtgcagcgcctcggcctcgtccttATCCAGGCCCAGCGTCCGGAAGTAGTCGCGGATAAGCACCGCCATCTGGTCGGCAAtcctgcgtcagcgcaGGCACGTACCGCGTCTCGACCTGGGAGTACAGCGTATTGTCTGGTGAGAGAAGCGACGTACCAATATCCAGCCAAAGGATAGTGTCTgcatcgcgcgcatcgacaTACTCGGCCAACGGAAGGAAGCCCACGCACGCCGTCCACGGGCGTTCCAGCGCCCCGGCCATGATGGTGTGGAGGGAAAGCACGGGCCGCTTCCTGCCGCGATGGCCGCACGGGAGGAGCTTACCTTGCTAGTGACTGTCGGCAGCACGCGTTtcgacgcgctggtcgcgcgcgtgcaggacgacgacgtgctgcaGGCCATCGGCAGCCTGGCGCCCAACGCGCGCGTCCTGCTCCAGTACGGCAGGAGCGACGTGCGTcctcctgcgcacgccAAGCCCACCATCGTgcacggcgtcgaggcgctggtaTATACAATGGACAACGTGCACGTCTACCTATTTCGCTATGCGCCGAGTCTGCAGGCGTTCATGGACGCGTCCGACATGGTCGTCGCCCACGGCGGTGCGTAGCGTATTTTCTCTGACCCAGGCGCGGGCACGATCCTCGAGGCCCTGCGTACGCCGTCGCATCCCCGTGTGATGGTTGTCCCGAACGCGTCGCTGATGGACGACCACCAGCGCGAACTCGCGGACACAATGGCACCGGACTATtgcctgctcggcgacctgaCGTACGCCGCTCTGCTTACCCAGGTCGCTTCCTACACAGCTCTCTACGCTAGCGACGCGCACTTTTGCGCGCTTCCCGAACCGTAGACaagacgcgctgcacgccgtcgtcctcggcgctTGGGGCGCCTGACTGTCCCCACACACCTGTACACACCTCCACTTCCCACCGTCTTGGGCACCAGCGGGATGGACGATAGCAAAAGCAGCGCCTCCAAGGCGTCGCTCTTTTTGCGCTCGTTTCGCTCGCGCACTGCGTCGTCCACGCAGCCGTCGGTCCCTGAGGCGGGAAACGATGTGCGCGTGCTGAATGGCACCATGCTTGCGGACATACATAGTGCgatcgatgcgctgctccagACCAAGCCGGATGCGCCGGAGCGCCCGCCGCAGCTCCGGTTTTTGATCGAGACGCTACGGAAACACACCGAGAATGAGGGGGTACTGCTTGACcctgcgacggcgacgccgctTGTCTCGTCGCTCACCGTACTCTGCTCGCGGCTGATGCGGCCCAAGTACGCGCTGGACGTGCGCTTGGGTACTTgcgagctgctcaccgCCACACTCAAGTATGCAGAAGAGAGCACGGCGCGGTCAGGCAtgccggcgcacgacgccgctgcgctcaCAGGTTGGAACGCGACGATGCCGGCGCATGTGCTCAGCGCGCTCGATCGCGCTTTGCTCTTTAAGCTTATCGTGGGGCTCCGTGACGATAAGGACTGGGaggccgcagcgctcgtGAGCGATCCAGGGCGCGCTATCTACACGCTCTCGTGCCAGCTCACTGCTTTGCAGGCACTCTCGCGCGACGGACGCGACATCCTCGCCTTTCGCGAGATCATTGTCGTGCTCACGCAGTGGATCGGGCCGGCGTGGGGGTGTATCATGCATCTGCGTTCGCTGGAGCACTCTCCGGAGCACCACAGCTTGCTCACGACGAGCGAGCAATGCGCCTACACGGTGCTGCACCTCATGGCGGCCGTGATCAAGTTCCACGCCTCGCGCCTGTCCTGCGACCAGctccaggcggcgctgctgagTGTCACGCAGCTGATCCTCGAACCGTCGGTCCCGTCGTCGACGGCAGACGAGGGAGTGACTGCGGACGAGATCAGCCCTCCCGTCGGCGACTCGCTCACGCACGGCTTCTCCTACTACGGCCTCGAGGTAATGAGCCCATACTTtagcacgccgcgcctcaAGGCGACCGCGCAGCCGCTTCCGGAAAAGCGGGCGCAGTCGCAGGAACGCGCCTCGGAGTGGGTCACGACCGTGAGCGACGCCAAGATGCCCGAGCTCAAAGAGAGCGATGTACGGGCGCTCGTCCGGGTGCCGGACGCGGCGATCTGCTTTGCGTTCCTCCCTCCTGCGTGCATCACGCCGATCGTGCACGCCATGTGCCGCGCACAGGGCCTGCCGGCGCTCCGCGTGGATGCCGATGCACTGCTTACCACGCTGCAGTTACGCCGCGACGGCATGCAGGGCGAAATGTGGGCCTTTCTCACAAATCTCTTGCGCAGCCACTGCGCCAACTCGGTGCTGCGGACCGTGTGCCAGCTCTTGTGGCCACGCAAGAACAAGGAGGCATGGATGGATCTGCCGTTTGCCTcgacgcagcagcgcgccgagccgtcggtgctggtcggcgcgctcctctttCTGCACGCAGCGTTGATCTGGGCGGCGGAAGACCGCCTCGAGAACGGCATGCAAAAGTCACGCACCGGAAAGGACGACGGTGCCACGACGCTCCTGTCGCTCCCTGCGATTGCCGGTGCGGTCCAGGGCGCGCTCGAAAAGGATATCGCGGTGCTGGACCTCGCGACGGTCTTGTTCCTCGACGACTACCtgcccgagcgccgcgtggaTATGGGTGCGCGTGTCGAcccgctgctcgagccgcgcgtgcgccaggcgccggtgccgctcTGCACGCTCTTTCGCGAGAACGACGTGCAGGCCGACTGGGACTTGCTGCTGGACCTGCAGGTCCTTGCGAAGCGCCACATGGCTGTGTGGAAGAGCGCCCagggcgcgcggccgacgccctcgtcgacgaTCTCGATCATCATCATCCACATCCTCGTCGAGATCCTCTCTGGCACGCCGGTCGactcgcgcgagagcgagcaggtggccggcgtgcgcgaccgGACCGTGGCTGCGATGCCGCACCTGTCCTCGCTCTTCTGGTcgctggcgccgctgctgcccgACCATGTGATGGTGGACATGGTGCTCCAAAACCGGCAGCACCACGCCTACGTCCCCAGCTCGCCCGACTGGATCGAGAATACGGTGGAGCTTGTGAATACCTTTTATCCCCCGCAGCTGCACGCAAGCACGCCGGCGATCGCGCCCATGGCGCGATTCGAAGTCGTTCAGCTGATCAGCAACATGTACGACGCAGTGCAAGACATGCCGCAGTTCCGCAACGAAATGATCGAGCAGGTGGTCGTcccgctgctcgagcgtgcgctgtgCCTCGAAAACAGCCCCGAGATCGAAgcgatgctgcgcgccaTGCTGCGCCACGCGGCGACCGTCTCGGCGTTTGACGCGTCTGTCGGCCAGGGCCAGCCTTTTACGCGCCTACGCCACGTCCTGGTCGAGAGCATCCACCGCGCCCAAGGCCTCGACGCGACGaccgagcgcaagcaggcACGGGCGCAGCATTCGCGGCAGCAGTCGCTGGGGCCGAGCAACATGaatgtcgcgcgcgagacgcaggCACGTATTCAGCGTGCGAtccgctcggtgcgcgacaTGGTCACCATTTTCTACCAGTTGTCGTTTGCTTTGCCGAACGCGGCAGTGATGCTTCCGTACGACGTAcacgactcggacgaggtgcgcgaccgtgcgcaggcGTGCAGTGTGTCGCTCTTCCGCGATctgctcgtgctcgtgcaGTGCAACGACTCGTTCAACCTCACGAGCAGCGGCATCTCGATGAgcggcaccggcgacgtacgcgcgGAGCACACCTCGaccgatgcgcgcgcgccctACACGATGCACATCCCGACGCAAGTGCGCCTGGTCATCCTCCAGTGGCTgatgcgcctgcgtgcggaCCGCCACCACCAAATTTATTTTGTGCACAATGTCGACAAGGACGTTGAACCGCTCGCCCAGCTCAtccagcgcaccgacgagcgcgaagagcgggggcgagcgcgcgacgagcgcctggcgccCGAGACAcgcggccgctcgcgcgcacgcgagccgagcggcgagcgtggGTGCAGCGAACGGCGGGCGGAGCCGCGCGAACgcagtgcgtcgcgcgcgccagacGCCCCGATGCTCTGGAGCGTCCCCGAGACGCTCCAGGTCGACCTGCCCGACGAGGGGTGGCCCAGCACCCTCTGGAAGGTGTATGCAcacgagcacgtcgacaaTGAGCTGCCTGCTCACGAGCCTGGGGCCGGTGAGCCGCTCGTCATGCCCACGTCCGAGTATCTCGGCGTGTTGATTAACCTGTTGCAGAGTGAGGCGGACTGGGAGATGGTGTCGTATATTATTGCGCACCTGCCTGCGCAGCTGAGTAACAAGCCGTGCTTCTGCGGTCCCCACACACGCGAGCAGATCTCGGCGCTGAGCGACTTGCTTTGCACGTTGCTTCTCCAGCAGAAACAGTTCTCCAACCTGATCCTGCCCGAGGACGTGAAGCGCACCGACATGTACGCAGTCGTGTACGCGACGATGATGGTGCTTGTGAGCTACCGGCGCCTCCTCTCGCGTAcgcagcacgacgagctgctcgaggcgtttATCGCCGGCTTGACCAAGTCGCAAAACACCGCGCAGCCCTGCGTGCGTGCCTTGGTCGTCGCGAGCTACGAGCTGCAAAAGTCCTttacgcgcctcgtcgcgggtGTCCTCGTGAAGCTCTCGACAATCATGTCGTCGATGACGGTGAGCGTGCacatcctcgagctgcttgtcGAGATCAGTGGGTCGCCCGCGCTCTACGCCAACTTTACCGAGTCGGACTACAAGCGGGTGTTTGGTATCGCTCTCCAGTACATCCAGTACCACCAGAGCTCGGCAGCAAGTTCGCGCGAGGATATCCGCTCGAGTCCTGCCAAGTTCTCCTTGTCGCAGTACGTCATGATGCTGGCGTACAGCAACATTGCGCAGTGGTTTAtcacgctgcgcctcaGCGACCGCGCCAAGCATGTGCCGTACATCACGCGCGGCCTGATGCTCGCGAACGAGGGCCGCGAGAAGCTGACCGACCAGACGTTTGTGTGCCTCGACTTCCTTGCGCGCTTTACATACAGCAACGCGCAGTCAAAGCCTACTCGCTCGCTGATTCGCTTCCTCGTCACTAGCTCGGATCCGACGCAGAAAAAGGCGCCCAACGCGGACTCGAATGCGTCGCAGACATGGGTCATGGGCAAGGGGCTCGTGACCATCACCTCGCTTCGCCGTGCTGGGtggctcgagctcgtggtgcgccgcccatCGGGCACGACGTCTATGGTCGCCAAGCTCGAAAACgagccgtcggcgaccctcgtcgacgaagagcgcatggccgaggcgctgcccaagacgctcgcgcggaCGCGCGCACTGAGTGCCTTGTCGCTCCCGTCGCGTACCGCCCCTTCTCCGCTGACGCACTCGGAGTTCTACAAGGACAAGGACAGCGAGGTGCGACGCAAGTTTCcgggcgccttggccaAGGAGCGCCCAGCGCAAGAAAAGCCAGCCGagacgcccgcgcccgcgcccgaaGCCGAGGCACCCGCGTCCGCAGCGCAGGATACGAGTTCGTCGACGGCCAGTGCCGCGCGCAACCGTGAGAATGCCATGAACCCAGCGTAtttcgcgctgcagctgaGCGCTTTTCCGGATATGGTGGTGGACAAAGCTCCGATTCGTCTGCCGGCAGAGCCGGCGACCGACCGCCTGCTTCGCGCGATCGACTTGACGCCCGTGTACGACTTCCACAAAATCGGTGTGCTCTACGCTGGCTTCCAACAGACCACCGAGAAGGAGATCCTGAGCAACACGCATGGATCGTCGGCGTACATGAAGTTTTTGTcgcgtctcggcgacctgGTCCCGCTGCGTGGGCAGGAGGATGTGTACACAGGTGGCTTGGACCGCCAGGAGGACGAGCACGGAAAGTACGCGTACGTGTGGAAGGACAATATCAAGCAAATCGTGTATCACACTGCGACGCTGATGCCGAACCGCCCCACGGACCCGAATCACTCAGCCAAAAAGGCACTGATCGGTAACGATTGGGTGCACATTATCTTTAACGAAGCGAACCAGCCCTACGAATTTGGAACGATTGCAAGTCAATTCAACTTTGTGAATATCGTGATTTCTCCTCACTCGAAGCTCAAGAATGGCGTCGAGGCGTACGAGGTGAATGACGACATGTTCTGTACGTCTTCTTTTTTTTGCTTACCCAGTCTTCGTGGAACTCCAGCGCCGCCCCGGCCTCCCAGACTTCTCACCGGTGGGCAACGGCAAACTGGTCTCGTTCGGTGCTCTGCCGCGCTTTGTGCGCAACCTTGCGATGCACTGCGACCTGATGAGCCAGATTTACCTTGACACGGGAGAGTCCATGGTGCCGTACACCAGCAACTGGGTCACCAGGTTGCACCATGTCGAGCGCTACCGTgccaagctcgaggcggGTCGCCTGGAGGCAGATCAAACGGACATGGATCCGGCTGTGGACCAGCGCGACTATACCCGGTTGTTTGACAACTATTAATAGCTGAACGCACATATCTTCAGTCTGTTTAGGATAAAAAAACATTCTACAACTTGCTGAGCacagcgtcggcggccgactGCGACAGCTCGCCCTTGTCCTCAGCAAAGTATTCAATCTTGAGGTCGTTAATGACCAGCGCGTAGCGTGCGGTACGAGTACCAAAGCCCTTGTCGCTcaggtcgagcgtcgcaccAAGACCGTGCGAGAAGGCGGCGTTCACATCCGAGGCAAAGATGGGCTCCTCCTTGCCACCCTCACGGACACCCCAGGCGCTCATCACAAAGGGGTCGTTCGCGGCAATGAcggcgacctcgtcgacgccctTCGCCTTGAACTCCTTCAGCTTCTCCACGTAGGGAGGAATGTGGTTCACATGGCAGGTGGGAGTGAAGGCACCGGGCACCGACACAATCACCACCTTCTTGCCCTTCCAGCGGTCGTGCGACTGGAAGGTAGTGGGGACACCGCAGGCCTTGCCCGAGTCGAGCTCAGGGGCCCAGGGCACGTATGAGAAGGTCGTGTTGGGGACAGTAGAACCTTGGGTAGCAGACTACGTTAGtactcgcggcgcacgtaccATTGTGGCAAGTGGGCAGGAGTCCAACGCCGTCGGGCGCCCTTTATCCCCACCGTCCGTGCGCGTCCCCGCCTCCATAATGATGACTAAACATGGAATCTTCTCCGCGGTTCACTCCACGATCGGCGCACGGGTGGCGTGCCCGACGTGTGACCGGGGCAGTGTGCGCCCGGGCCAAGCGTCATTGCCCATGTACCCGAAAGCCACGGATCCCATACTAGTTCTGAGTCCCTCTCCCCTAGTAGAACAAAAAAGTATTATAGTTGAGGCTTGTTGATGCTATAGAACAAACAGCCTATTGAACCTCGCGACTCTTCCTTTAGACCTTGGTCAGGATAGTGTCGATCGAGGCGTTCTGCAGAGCGCCAGTGTCGCCCTCGTCCGACTGCAAGTATGTTAGTATTTCGTCCCACCGCCGCGAGATACATACAGCAAAGTCGACCACCTTGAGGTCATCAACTGCAATGTGTTAGCACGATGCATAGAAAACAAAATACGTACTGATCAGAGCGTAGCGGGCAGTGCGCTCGCCCATCTTCTTGAAGCTCAGGTCGATGGTGGCACCGAGCTGATCGGTCAGTATTAACAAATACGTACAGCCTTCGAGAAGTCAAGGTCGATGTCGGTAGCAAACACGACCTTGTCCTGGGCATGGTTGAAGGTGCCCCAGGCGCTCATGACGTAGGGGTCGTTCGAGGCGATCACGTAGACACCGTCGACACCCTTGGCCTTGAGCTCATCCGAGCGCTTGACCAGCGGGGGGATGTGCTGCTGGTGGCAGATCGGGGTGTAAGCACCGGGGATGGACACAACCACGATCTTCTTGCCCTTCCACTCCTTGTGAGTCTCAAAGGTGGTGGGGATACCGCAGACGGCACCAGAGTCAAGCTCCGGAGTCCAGGGAATGTAACCGAAGGTGGTGTTAGGAATCTCAGCGCCCTTAGCAGTAGCCTGAGTGTTAGCTCTCATTTTTGTCTGTAGGGACACCCACCATTGTTAGTGATAGGAAG
This is a stretch of genomic DNA from Malassezia japonica chromosome 3, complete sequence. It encodes these proteins:
- the AHP1_2 gene encoding peroxiredoxin type-2 (COG:O; EggNog:ENOG503P4XY); the encoded protein is MRANTQATAKGAEIPNTTFGYIPWTPELDSGAVCGIPTTFETHKEWKGKKIVVVSIPGAYTPICHQQHIPPLVKRSDELKAKGVDGVYVIASNDPYVMSAWGTFNHAQDKVVFATDIDLDFSKALGATIDLSFKKMGERTARYALIIDDLKVVDFASDEGDTGALQNASIDTILTKV